Sequence from the Candidatus Eisenbacteria bacterium genome:
CGCGTCGAGGATCTGCTCGCGCTCGAAGCCGTCGGTGCGCGACTGCAGGACGCTCGGCGGCGCACCGGGCACGGGCGTCGAAGTGACGTGGTCGGACAGGAGGTCCTCGGTGATCGGCGCGCCGGGCTCGGCGAGCAGGATGGCGCGCTCGAGCTCGTTCTCGAGCTCGCGTACGTTGCCGGGAAACGCGTAGCGTTGCAGCGCGGCCAGCGCCTCCGGCGTCGGGTCGCGCGCGTCCTTGCCGACCTGCGCGGCGAGCCGGCGCACGAGGTGGCTCGCGAGCGCCGGCAGGTCTTCCATGCGGTCGCGCAGCGGCGGCAGCCGGATCGGGAACACCTTCAGGCGATAGAAGAGGTCCTCGCGGAACCGCCCCGCCTTCAGCTCCTCGTCGATCTTGCGGTTGGTCGCGGCGATGATCCGCACGTCGACCTTGCGATCGCGCGTGTCGCCGACCGGCCGGATCTCGCCCTCCTGCAGCACGCGGAGGAGCTTCGCCTGGAGCGACTGGCTCGTCTCGGAGATCTCGTCGAGGAACAGCGTCCCGCCGTCGGCGACCTCGAACAGGCCCTTCTTGTCGGCGAGCGCGCCGGTGAACGCGCCCTTGCGGTGTCCGAAGAGCTCGCTCTCGAGGATCCCCTCGGACAGGGCGGCGCAGTTGACCGCGACGAACAGGCGCTCCTTGCGCGGGCTCGCGGCATGGATCGCGCGCGCCACCAGCTCCTTGCCCGTTCCCGTCTCGCCCTCGAGGAGCACGGTCGTGGGGGCGGGCGCCACCTTCGCGACGAGGGCCATCACCTCGCGCATCGGCGGGCTGTCGCCGACGATGCGGCCGGCATCGGGACGGGCGTCGCGGAGATACGCGTTCTCCGCCGCCAGGCGCTCGTTGGCGCGGCGCAGCTCCTCGACCAGGCGCGCGTTCTCCCGCGTCAGGTGGCAGAGCTCGACGGCGCGCGCGAGGGCCGAGCGCATCTCCTCGTCGTCCCAGGGCTTGCTCAGGTAGCGGTAGATGCGGCTGCGGTTGACGGTTCGCACCAGCGCATCGACGTCGGTGTAGCCGGTCAGCACGATCCGGATCGCGTCGGGGCGGATCTCCATCGACCGCTCGAGGAACTCGGCGCCGTCCATGCCGGGCATGCGCTGATCGGCGACGATCACGCCCACGTCGTCGCTGGCGAGGATCTCGAGCGCCTTGACGCCGCCCGTCGCCTTCAGCACCGTGAACTCGTCGCCGTAGCTGAACTCGAACGAGGCGAGGATGTCGGGCTCGTCGTCGACGACGAGGATCGGCACGCTGCGATAGTCCAGCGTCACGCGGCGTCCTATCCGCTCGCGCTCCCGGCTCTGTCAAGCGCGGGGTCGCGCGTCCCGACGATGAAGAGCCCGAGCGCCAGCCCCGCGACGGCGCCCGCGCACAGGAACACGACGCGGTGCCCCCAGGCGTCGGCCACGGCGCCGAGCGCGAACGCGCCGGTCGTCACGCCCAGGTTGAAGCAGCCGTTGAACAGGGTCTGGACGCGGCCGAACTGCCCGGGCGCGGCCTGGTCGATCGTGAACGCGTTCAACGTCGGGTAGACGATGCCCTGCGCGGTTCCGAACACGACGCCGACCGCGGCCAGGGTCACCGCGCTGTGGACGGTGGCGAGCCCGGCGATCGCGCCGCCGAGCACGGCGAGGGCCGGCATGACCACGCGCCGGTGACCGAGGGTGTCGCCGATACCGGCCGCGCCGAAGCGCGTGCCGATCGCCGCCGCCGTGTAGCTGAGGAAGAACGTCGAGACCGAGCCGAGATGCGCGTCGTGCACGAAGGTGGGCGCGAACGTGATGACGGTGCCGAACGCGAAGCCCATGAGGGCCGTCGTGGCGATGGTCGCGACGAGCGTCTCGCCGAGGATCAGCGGGGCGGGACGAGCGGCGGCATGTCCGACGGTCGGCGGCAGGCCGATCGTGAGGAGCAGGCCCACCGCGGAGTACGCCGCGGCGACGAGGAACAGGAGCCGGAAGCCCCCCAGATGGACGAGACCCTCGCCGATCGCCGGTGCGAGCGCGTGCGTGCCGAGCGTCGAGACCCCGAACAGACCGAGCGCCGCCGCGCGCCGGCCCGTGGGGGCGAGCTCGACCGCGAGCGTCGACGCGGCGTTGTAGCCGGCCGCGAACGCGAATCCCTGCGCGACGCGGAGCGCGAAGAGCGCGACGCCGATGCGGTCGATGAACAGGAAGCCGAGCGTCGCGCTGGCCATGAGCGCGAGGCCGCCGCGCAGGAACAAGCGCAGGTCGAAGCGGTCGAGCACGGGTCCCAGCAGGAAGAGGCTCACGAGGCCCGCGACCCCGTTCGTTCCCATGACGAAGCCGACGGTCCGCTCCGTTCCGCCGAGCGCGCGCACGTGGAGCGGCAGCAGGAAGAAGGACGCGAACGTGAGGAAGAAGCAGAAGTTCGCGACCGTCAGGCGGACGAAGGCGGGTGAGAGAAGCTTCGCATCCGACTTGCCGCCCACGGCGGTGCAATATACATGGCCCCCGATGGGATCCGAACGTCAGCGGGAGATTCGACGCCGGCGCAAGCGCCGGAAGGAACGGCGCAAGGTCACCGCCCGCGAGCGCGCGAAGGAAGTGCGCAAGGAGCGCGCCACCCGCAAGAGCGGCCGGGGCTGAGCCGGCCCCCCTACGGCGCCGTCGCGAGCGTCGACGCCACGCCGCCCAGCGTTCCGCCCGCCTGCTCCCACGCGAGCCGTCGCGCCACCGTCGGGCGCCACTCGCCGGACGATTCGCTGAAGCGGCCCCCGCTCGGCTCGGAAGCCACCGTCTCGCGCAGGAACTCGAACTCGTCGATCGCCTGCTCTTCGGGCGATCCCGAGAAGAACGGCGCCGTCATCGCATCGGGGATGGGAAGCCGCTGCGGGATTCCGTTGCGCTCGCGGATCTTGTCCATGTCGCCCCACGCGATGACCGCCACCTCGTGCAGGCGCGCCACGCGACGCAGGGTCGTGATGGTCTCGGGCGTCGCGTCCTTGCGCACGGCGAGGGTCTCGACACCGCGGCGCGCATTCGTCACCGCCTCGCGATAGCGTCCGAGCCCGGCGCGCGTCTGCCCCACGAGGGCGCCCAG
This genomic interval carries:
- a CDS encoding sigma-54 dependent transcriptional regulator; amino-acid sequence: MTLDYRSVPILVVDDEPDILASFEFSYGDEFTVLKATGGVKALEILASDDVGVIVADQRMPGMDGAEFLERSMEIRPDAIRIVLTGYTDVDALVRTVNRSRIYRYLSKPWDDEEMRSALARAVELCHLTRENARLVEELRRANERLAAENAYLRDARPDAGRIVGDSPPMREVMALVAKVAPAPTTVLLEGETGTGKELVARAIHAASPRKERLFVAVNCAALSEGILESELFGHRKGAFTGALADKKGLFEVADGGTLFLDEISETSQSLQAKLLRVLQEGEIRPVGDTRDRKVDVRIIAATNRKIDEELKAGRFREDLFYRLKVFPIRLPPLRDRMEDLPALASHLVRRLAAQVGKDARDPTPEALAALQRYAFPGNVRELENELERAILLAEPGAPITEDLLSDHVTSTPVPGAPPSVLQSRTDGFEREQILDAIERAGGVKTKAAEALGITYRGLLKKMRRLGL
- a CDS encoding MFS transporter, giving the protein MGGKSDAKLLSPAFVRLTVANFCFFLTFASFFLLPLHVRALGGTERTVGFVMGTNGVAGLVSLFLLGPVLDRFDLRLFLRGGLALMASATLGFLFIDRIGVALFALRVAQGFAFAAGYNAASTLAVELAPTGRRAAALGLFGVSTLGTHALAPAIGEGLVHLGGFRLLFLVAAAYSAVGLLLTIGLPPTVGHAAARPAPLILGETLVATIATTALMGFAFGTVITFAPTFVHDAHLGSVSTFFLSYTAAAIGTRFGAAGIGDTLGHRRVVMPALAVLGGAIAGLATVHSAVTLAAVGVVFGTAQGIVYPTLNAFTIDQAAPGQFGRVQTLFNGCFNLGVTTGAFALGAVADAWGHRVVFLCAGAVAGLALGLFIVGTRDPALDRAGSASG